A single window of Ignavibacteriota bacterium DNA harbors:
- a CDS encoding patatin-like phospholipase family protein, with protein MFISFILFSSRVKSEVFFELPHRDSLLPKTALVLSGGGARGLAQIGVLQGFQQNGIKFDYLVGTSIGAIVGGLYASGYTPDELESILSSANWKEAAALSNSHIRKQLFIDQKQIYDRSLITLKFNKFNFVVPEAATEGTAFDKFLQELLWYGTYQPVTDFNKLKIPFRAVATDLVSGKSASLNNGNLSKAVRASATIPLRYSPIRMDSMILVDGGILSNLPVKQAMEFKPELVIAVNTTSPIYDANELSSAWAIADQVLSIAMEKFIAENEMNADVVIRPELGNYSNDNFNDINNLVLLGKKSFEKSLNEIRRKITDVIYKKISQIIDDVYLPNEENIFIVKYDGFTELHRNYLEEVFPSIENKKELSKLILYLYMIDEDYYSNFKIHINENTITVYADSFDIISKINCNLPNHISDNLQRLTEKFLNLPAKPDIIEGFKESILRYLHSEGYSFASFKELTNSKGIINIKCNLGRIDSVHFSGNGNLKDFLIMRELEFAVGDTATAKDLLQSIDNLNGTLLFENVEIIPEINSENGININVRTEPAPDQTLRLGGRIDNERNAQAGVDFVQENFNNYGARITLRGVFSSSYFQTSLNLENTRIFKSKFSSGLNLYYVNRDMYEYTIDETRFGKRFGNTREFNIFSERAGVKSLFGTQLEKNGRLFLELRHEFQRYYIGQENTMQGFNRLTTAKFGTLFDSRNRPYFATNGRLIEISLESSIIQDGDNPGFSKAKFQYLSHFNIGNLTITPSLLFGMADITTPFLEFFTLGSEWSFFGMREEEHRGRQIFSGSMSYLYKLPFDFYFDTYLYGRYDIGAVWLNPDDIKLAGLMHGAGSGLAFDTPLGPARFSLGKSFYFTQNPNDIKFGPTEFYFVIGINLL; from the coding sequence TTGTTTATTAGTTTTATTCTATTTAGTAGCAGAGTTAAATCAGAAGTTTTTTTTGAACTTCCGCATCGTGACAGTCTGCTGCCTAAAACTGCTTTGGTACTTAGTGGTGGTGGGGCAAGGGGCTTAGCTCAAATTGGAGTTCTTCAGGGATTTCAGCAGAATGGTATCAAATTTGACTACTTAGTTGGAACAAGTATAGGTGCTATAGTTGGAGGGCTTTATGCAAGTGGCTACACACCTGATGAGCTTGAGAGTATCCTAAGTTCAGCAAATTGGAAGGAAGCTGCAGCTCTATCAAATTCGCACATAAGAAAGCAGTTGTTTATAGACCAAAAGCAGATTTATGACAGAAGTCTCATTACCTTAAAATTCAATAAATTCAACTTTGTAGTTCCGGAAGCAGCAACAGAAGGTACAGCTTTCGATAAATTTCTTCAAGAGCTATTGTGGTATGGTACATATCAACCTGTAACTGATTTTAATAAATTAAAAATTCCATTTCGTGCTGTTGCAACGGATTTGGTTTCGGGGAAATCTGCTTCCCTTAATAATGGTAACCTGTCTAAAGCCGTTCGGGCAAGTGCTACAATTCCACTGAGATATTCACCTATTAGAATGGACTCTATGATTTTGGTAGATGGTGGAATACTTTCAAATTTGCCGGTTAAACAAGCAATGGAGTTCAAGCCCGAGCTTGTTATTGCAGTCAATACTACATCACCAATTTACGATGCTAATGAACTCAGCTCTGCCTGGGCTATTGCTGATCAGGTTCTTTCAATTGCTATGGAAAAGTTTATAGCTGAAAATGAAATGAATGCCGATGTTGTCATCCGTCCTGAATTGGGAAATTATTCAAATGATAATTTTAATGATATCAATAATTTGGTGTTGCTTGGAAAGAAATCATTTGAAAAAAGTTTAAATGAAATTCGCCGTAAAATTACGGATGTAATTTACAAAAAAATATCGCAAATAATTGATGATGTGTATTTACCAAATGAAGAAAATATATTTATTGTTAAATATGATGGATTCACAGAACTGCACAGGAATTATCTTGAAGAAGTATTTCCTTCAATCGAAAACAAGAAGGAATTGTCCAAATTAATACTTTATCTTTATATGATTGATGAAGATTATTACTCAAATTTTAAAATTCATATAAATGAAAATACTATTACAGTTTATGCAGATAGTTTTGACATAATAAGCAAAATAAACTGCAATCTGCCAAACCACATTTCAGACAATCTTCAAAGACTAACGGAAAAATTCCTTAATTTACCTGCAAAGCCCGATATAATTGAAGGATTTAAGGAGTCAATCCTCAGATATCTGCATAGTGAAGGATATTCGTTTGCTTCGTTTAAAGAATTGACAAATTCTAAGGGTATTATTAATATCAAATGTAATCTTGGAAGAATTGATTCAGTACATTTTTCTGGAAATGGTAACTTAAAAGATTTTCTAATAATGCGAGAACTTGAATTTGCAGTAGGAGATACAGCAACAGCTAAAGATTTGCTACAATCAATTGATAATTTGAATGGAACTCTTTTGTTTGAAAATGTAGAAATTATTCCTGAAATTAATTCCGAAAATGGTATTAATATTAACGTGAGAACTGAGCCTGCTCCGGATCAAACCTTGAGATTAGGAGGTAGAATTGATAATGAGCGGAACGCTCAAGCCGGCGTTGATTTCGTGCAAGAAAACTTCAATAATTATGGTGCCAGAATTACTCTTAGGGGAGTGTTTTCTTCATCCTATTTTCAAACGAGTTTAAATTTGGAGAATACAAGGATTTTTAAATCTAAATTCAGCTCAGGATTAAATTTATATTATGTCAATCGCGATATGTATGAATATACAATAGATGAAACCCGCTTTGGTAAGCGTTTTGGCAATACACGAGAATTTAATATTTTTTCTGAAAGAGCCGGAGTCAAGTCATTGTTCGGTACTCAGCTCGAAAAAAATGGCAGGTTGTTTTTGGAATTAAGGCATGAGTTTCAAAGATATTATATAGGACAAGAAAATACTATGCAGGGTTTTAACCGCTTAACTACTGCAAAATTTGGGACACTTTTTGACAGTCGCAATCGTCCGTATTTTGCAACCAATGGAAGACTGATTGAGATTTCATTGGAATCAAGCATCATTCAGGATGGAGATAATCCGGGTTTTTCAAAAGCAAAATTTCAATACTTAAGCCATTTCAATATTGGCAATTTGACTATTACACCATCACTTCTTTTTGGCATGGCAGATATTACAACACCTTTTTTGGAATTTTTTACGCTGGGAAGTGAGTGGAGTTTCTTTGGTATGAGAGAAGAGGAGCATCGCGGAAGGCAGATTTTTAGCGGAAGTATGAGTTATCTTTACAAATTGCCTTTTGATTTTTATTTTGATACTTATTTATATGGTCGCTATGATATCGGAGCTGTTTGGCTTAATCCTGATGATATCAAGTTAGCAGGACTTATGCATGGTGCCGGCTCCGGCTTAGCGTTTGATACTCCGCTTGGTCCGGCTCGCTTTTCTTTGGGTAAAAGTTTTTATTTTACACAAAATCCCAATGATATTAAATTTGGACCGACCGAATTTTATTTTGTAATTGGAATTAATTTGCTATAA
- a CDS encoding acylphosphatase — MDDVKCAEITIHGLVQGVGFRHYVYKNAISIGLKGYVRNMPDGSVFIYAVGTHEQIQLIFQIASKGPPRSGIIDKHLKYLIEFEVFDNFSIR; from the coding sequence ATGGACGATGTGAAATGCGCCGAAATAACTATACATGGATTAGTTCAGGGTGTAGGTTTCAGACATTATGTTTACAAGAATGCTATTTCGATTGGACTTAAGGGTTATGTCAGGAATATGCCTGATGGTTCAGTATTTATATATGCAGTCGGAACTCATGAACAGATTCAACTAATATTCCAAATAGCTTCAAAAGGACCTCCAAGGTCCGGTATAATTGACAAGCATTTAAAATATCTTATTGAATTTGAAGTTTTTGATAATTTCTCAATCAGGTAA
- a CDS encoding DJ-1/PfpI family protein translates to MNKLVLVPIADGTEEMEAVIIIDMLRRAGAQVTIAGISDTAKCSRNVKIKSDILIDRIKDDYEFDMIAIPGGMKGVENLLECTRLREIIETNKGRAYLAAICAAPLIFDRFGLLSNDVHITSHPAVKDKFTHGHYSEGTVVVSNNFITSRGAGTAFEFSLELIDKLFGKSVAEKVADDIMFGR, encoded by the coding sequence ATGAACAAATTAGTACTTGTTCCGATTGCAGACGGAACTGAAGAAATGGAAGCTGTAATTATAATTGATATGCTTAGGCGAGCGGGTGCTCAAGTAACAATCGCCGGAATTTCTGATACAGCGAAATGCTCACGTAATGTTAAAATAAAGTCAGATATTCTGATTGACAGGATCAAGGATGATTACGAATTTGATATGATTGCTATTCCCGGAGGTATGAAAGGAGTTGAAAATCTTCTGGAATGTACTCGTTTGCGGGAGATAATTGAAACAAATAAAGGCAGAGCATATTTAGCTGCGATTTGTGCTGCGCCTTTGATATTTGACAGGTTTGGACTCCTCTCAAATGATGTCCATATCACATCTCATCCGGCAGTAAAAGATAAGTTTACACACGGACATTACTCTGAGGGTACTGTTGTTGTAAGCAATAATTTTATTACAAGTCGTGGTGCAGGTACTGCTTTTGAGTTTTCGCTTGAGCTTATTGATAAATTATTCGGAAAATCTGTCGCTGAAAAAGTAGCAGATGATATTATGTTTGGGAGATAA
- a CDS encoding RHS repeat protein — MSLALLIAGCDGVVNPVSSPSLIIKSLSKWKVDTLSDVKLSRVMYKEFDISGNVIIQEDFSDDGIIISKSTYSYETNVGVEFKSTFDETGEKKSEKKVEYEYDKNRRVIRQTNYNTNGSVENVFTFTYDEFGNVIKRTMTNGSSVDDNLNIDYSYSQTGELIEKVTKNDAGNLSRDSISYISTLRVVNIFKFNSQGLLTNIITYHYNSLGNITEEYIYTGERKLLKKFIYEYVFF, encoded by the coding sequence TTGTCTCTGGCTTTGTTAATAGCTGGATGCGACGGAGTTGTTAATCCTGTATCAAGTCCTTCGCTTATAATTAAAAGTCTTTCAAAATGGAAAGTTGACACTCTATCAGATGTAAAACTTTCCAGAGTTATGTATAAAGAATTTGATATTAGTGGCAATGTTATAATTCAGGAAGACTTCTCTGATGACGGAATAATCATTTCTAAATCAACTTATTCTTACGAAACGAATGTCGGAGTTGAGTTTAAAAGCACATTTGATGAAACCGGAGAAAAAAAATCCGAAAAAAAAGTAGAATATGAGTATGACAAAAACAGGCGTGTTATCAGGCAAACTAATTATAATACAAACGGTTCAGTTGAGAATGTTTTCACTTTCACTTATGATGAATTTGGTAATGTAATCAAAAGAACAATGACTAATGGCAGTTCTGTTGACGATAATCTCAACATTGATTATAGTTACAGCCAAACCGGTGAACTTATCGAAAAAGTTACAAAAAACGATGCAGGCAACCTCTCAAGAGACAGTATTTCTTATATTTCAACTTTAAGAGTGGTCAATATTTTCAAATTTAATTCACAAGGATTATTGACTAATATAATAACATATCATTATAATTCACTTGGCAATATTACTGAAGAATATATATATACCGGTGAGAGAAAGTTATTGAAGAAGTTTATCTACGAATACGTTTTTTTCTAA
- a CDS encoding DUF1624 domain-containing protein, producing MQNNQTTTLDHSKQSSRLLFIDVMRAYAILMMIQGHWVDAMIEPALRDSSNWIFAWWDHMRGITAPVFFFSSGTIFSYLLLRKKLPIAENDRFFKGIKRVFLLLLIGYLLRFNPSMLFDLDNFSFTKYSNSFAVDALHCIAFGLGLVIISYLLHKITRVYIWIYFFIFAFMSFYLYPEFRFFDWLNIFPLPIANYFTKEYGSGFPIVPWAGFVLWGALLGYLLSKRVNIAFNRIFALVMLALGLLLRYYSGSMLDFLFNITGDSNFHYLLHHNFLYFHLGNTFIVLGILALISNYIKIPPILSSVGKKTMMIYVIHIFVIYGTAYNHGFQYYIGKSQNYTEVIISAIGIVLFFILLVYVWEKVEKLLVIKYPKYFGKKL from the coding sequence ATGCAAAATAATCAAACTACAACATTAGACCACAGCAAGCAATCCAGCAGACTTCTGTTTATTGATGTTATGCGTGCATATGCAATCCTTATGATGATACAGGGGCATTGGGTTGATGCAATGATAGAACCTGCACTCCGAGACAGCTCCAATTGGATTTTTGCTTGGTGGGACCATATGCGGGGAATTACAGCACCTGTGTTTTTCTTTTCTTCGGGAACTATTTTTTCATACTTACTACTAAGAAAAAAACTACCAATTGCTGAAAATGATCGATTTTTCAAAGGTATCAAAAGAGTATTCCTACTCCTGCTGATTGGCTATTTACTTAGATTTAATCCAAGTATGCTTTTTGATTTGGATAATTTCAGCTTTACTAAATATTCAAATTCATTTGCCGTTGATGCTTTGCATTGTATAGCATTCGGACTGGGACTTGTCATCATCAGCTATTTATTACATAAAATTACAAGAGTATATATTTGGATTTACTTCTTTATTTTTGCATTTATGTCATTTTATTTGTATCCTGAATTCAGATTTTTCGACTGGTTGAATATTTTCCCGCTGCCAATAGCAAATTATTTTACAAAAGAGTATGGCTCCGGCTTTCCAATAGTGCCATGGGCTGGATTTGTGCTTTGGGGAGCTTTGCTTGGATATTTGCTTTCCAAGCGGGTAAATATAGCATTTAACAGAATTTTTGCCCTTGTTATGCTTGCACTTGGATTATTACTCAGATATTACAGCGGTTCGATGCTCGATTTTCTCTTTAATATCACAGGAGATTCAAATTTTCATTATTTGCTTCATCACAACTTTTTATACTTTCATCTTGGAAATACGTTTATAGTTTTAGGCATTCTTGCATTAATTTCAAATTATATCAAAATACCGCCAATTCTGTCATCCGTCGGTAAGAAAACAATGATGATTTACGTAATTCATATTTTTGTTATTTACGGTACAGCTTATAATCATGGTTTTCAATATTATATTGGAAAATCTCAAAATTACACAGAAGTTATTATATCAGCAATCGGAATTGTATTATTTTTCATTTTACTTGTTTATGTTTGGGAAAAAGTAGAGAAATTACTTGTGATTAAATATCCAAAATATTTCGGAAAAAAGTTATAA
- a CDS encoding glycosyltransferase — translation MGLVGKKILYVWKSRFPWDIRIDKVCSCLADTGANTTLLALHNEEEKERENYKNFNIIRKGKGLSGIKTLPVPFNPFWYNAVLESAKEIQADLIIVREIMIAEQSAKAAQKLGIPVIMDMAENYPALMRLWRKYRTGILNRFLFHFLGVAEWTEKLSVKLMDGIIVVCEEQIQRLNSTYNFPAEKISVVHNTPPRSFGDYSHKSKNDKNKIAICHHGYLTDEKKITPFLKSLLLINKHHTKFNFVIAGTGESLDELIQIHQSASAPKNIIFSGAYDYTSLPEIISNCDFGVLPYEHNDFNNFTIHNKIFDYFAFGKPVIVSDVHPLKRIIEETGAGIVVDFRNIDSAAETISQIDTLDYSRMSENAKSAFNNKYNWDYDSQILIDFINKFLNKI, via the coding sequence ATGGGATTAGTCGGGAAGAAAATATTATATGTCTGGAAAAGCCGATTCCCATGGGATATTCGCATTGATAAAGTATGCAGTTGCCTTGCTGATACCGGAGCGAATACTACTTTACTTGCCCTTCATAATGAAGAAGAAAAAGAAAGAGAAAATTATAAAAATTTCAACATTATAAGGAAGGGAAAGGGATTGAGTGGAATCAAAACTCTGCCTGTTCCATTTAATCCATTTTGGTACAATGCTGTTTTGGAATCTGCTAAAGAGATTCAAGCAGATTTGATAATAGTCCGTGAGATTATGATAGCAGAGCAATCTGCAAAAGCCGCCCAAAAGCTTGGAATTCCTGTAATTATGGATATGGCGGAAAATTATCCTGCACTAATGAGACTTTGGAGAAAATACCGCACAGGAATCCTTAACCGCTTTCTATTTCATTTTTTAGGTGTAGCTGAATGGACTGAAAAATTATCTGTAAAGCTGATGGATGGGATCATTGTTGTCTGCGAAGAGCAAATTCAAAGGCTGAATTCAACTTATAATTTCCCAGCCGAAAAGATTTCCGTTGTGCACAATACACCACCAAGATCGTTTGGAGATTATTCACATAAATCAAAAAATGATAAAAATAAAATTGCAATCTGTCATCATGGTTACCTAACTGATGAGAAAAAAATTACACCGTTTTTAAAATCTTTACTTTTAATAAACAAGCATCATACAAAATTCAATTTCGTAATTGCAGGTACAGGTGAATCACTTGATGAACTTATTCAAATTCATCAATCAGCAAGTGCTCCAAAAAATATAATATTTTCAGGAGCTTATGATTATACTTCACTACCTGAAATCATTTCTAATTGTGATTTTGGAGTACTTCCTTACGAGCATAATGATTTCAACAACTTCACAATTCACAATAAAATATTTGATTATTTTGCTTTCGGTAAGCCTGTAATAGTTTCGGATGTGCATCCTTTGAAGCGAATAATTGAGGAAACCGGTGCAGGAATTGTAGTAGATTTCAGAAATATTGATTCTGCTGCTGAAACTATTTCGCAAATTGATACATTAGATTACTCAAGAATGTCCGAAAATGCCAAAAGTGCATTTAATAACAAATATAACTGGGATTACGATTCTCAAATTTTAATTGATTTTATAAATAAATTTCTGAATAAAATATGA
- a CDS encoding glycosyltransferase, whose translation MNISAAIVTYNRLDFLKKLIIALNNQSRKPDRIIVVNNSSTDGTSEFLETCDGIEVITQPNWGSSGGQFTSAKYCYETGSEWIWLMDDDVIPRTDALKNLLAAIDENRIHVPLRLNPDGKVNQGDTLELNYSNPFKSIWKRIIDAEIPTERIIPAEGITFEGPLFHRNLITDIGLPEFGFFIYADDTDFFSRAVKKGYKSFIISNAVSDRLLPVGELGRFDWKTYYMIRNQIALDVLNAPFEVRVMRPFGYLISWLSRAKGLSEYKTVLKAFFDGYFYKKHDKNIEFDLKING comes from the coding sequence ATGAACATAAGTGCAGCTATAGTTACATACAACAGATTAGACTTTCTAAAAAAGCTGATAATTGCTCTAAACAATCAATCCCGAAAACCTGATAGAATTATAGTAGTAAACAACTCCTCAACTGACGGTACTTCTGAATTTCTTGAAACTTGCGACGGAATAGAAGTCATAACACAGCCAAATTGGGGAAGCTCAGGCGGGCAATTTACATCAGCAAAATATTGCTACGAAACCGGCTCTGAATGGATTTGGCTTATGGATGATGATGTCATTCCGAGAACGGATGCACTCAAAAATTTGCTTGCCGCTATTGACGAAAATCGTATTCACGTGCCTCTCAGGCTTAATCCGGACGGAAAAGTAAATCAGGGCGATACATTGGAGCTGAATTATTCAAATCCATTCAAAAGTATCTGGAAAAGGATAATTGATGCTGAAATTCCAACCGAAAGAATAATCCCTGCTGAAGGGATAACATTTGAAGGACCGCTCTTTCATCGGAATTTAATCACCGATATCGGACTGCCAGAATTTGGATTCTTTATCTATGCCGATGATACTGATTTTTTTTCTCGTGCAGTTAAAAAAGGATACAAGAGTTTCATTATCTCAAACGCTGTTTCGGACAGACTGCTTCCTGTGGGCGAACTTGGCAGGTTCGATTGGAAAACATATTATATGATAAGAAATCAGATTGCCCTCGATGTACTCAATGCACCTTTTGAAGTAAGAGTTATGAGACCATTTGGCTACCTTATTTCGTGGCTTAGTCGCGCTAAAGGATTATCCGAGTACAAAACAGTATTAAAAGCATTTTTTGATGGCTATTTTTATAAAAAGCATGACAAAAATATTGAATTTGATTTGAAAATTAATGGATGA
- a CDS encoding tetratricopeptide repeat protein, translated as MKFKLVLLAILIFATVDAFTQSANKMKEAVSARDYESAVNYAVDAVKENPKDVEILLLAGDVFIEMDRLNEAYDAYQKAYNSDKKNINALNKYGRALSMSGKHNEAIEFLIEGVKKNQKDQSVYLELANAYLRTDSLNRAEMLITQARELDKKSPAAFIALGDLYLRQRVFELARMNFEEALLLDDKNVDARVKLAIAYFRLGNQETDQELMNELYNRSLDEWNKITQQDPNNARAFYEQGRLLFFGGQYGNAAKSLNNFVILRPSGSLGRWYLAQSLEKIGACDSAIKHLDIVAGEIDSVRKQANYLKALCLFDTKQYDKAVKQFEFISQDTALPAIDIQRWGQAHLLLDDTLKALEIWEKAVEVDPEASCRIMNQMGILYQKLKIYDKSIAVLNKRINVGACTDEYQHIVYYYLGLSHIQSGDAQGAIEPLQKSIEANNEFLFSRISLADAFASLENFNAADSIFKSTIEIAKGDTANNGFVLTQAYSKLAGMYLDMKKFNEVAKIAEDWAKVYENEPFAYLYAAIAYHNLSNGKLACTNYRKVLKLDPKNASASKNLKSLEDAGQCQ; from the coding sequence ATGAAATTTAAATTAGTATTACTGGCAATTTTAATTTTTGCAACAGTTGATGCATTTACGCAATCAGCAAACAAGATGAAAGAAGCCGTATCTGCACGTGATTACGAAAGTGCTGTGAATTATGCTGTGGATGCAGTAAAAGAAAATCCAAAAGATGTTGAAATATTGCTGCTTGCCGGCGATGTTTTTATAGAAATGGATAGATTGAATGAAGCTTATGATGCCTACCAGAAAGCGTATAATTCAGATAAAAAGAATATCAATGCCCTCAATAAATATGGCAGAGCATTATCTATGTCAGGGAAGCACAATGAAGCTATCGAGTTTCTTATCGAAGGTGTCAAAAAAAATCAAAAAGATCAATCTGTATATCTTGAATTAGCCAATGCTTATTTGCGTACAGATTCACTTAATAGAGCAGAAATGTTAATTACTCAGGCACGTGAACTTGACAAGAAGTCACCTGCCGCATTCATTGCTTTAGGGGATTTATATCTTCGTCAGCGAGTTTTTGAGCTTGCAAGAATGAATTTTGAAGAAGCTCTTCTTCTTGATGACAAAAATGTAGATGCCCGCGTAAAGCTTGCTATTGCATATTTCAGGCTTGGAAATCAGGAAACTGACCAGGAATTGATGAATGAACTCTATAACCGCTCTCTTGACGAGTGGAACAAAATTACTCAACAAGACCCAAATAATGCACGTGCATTCTATGAGCAAGGTCGTTTGCTATTCTTTGGTGGTCAATATGGAAATGCAGCTAAATCATTAAATAATTTTGTAATACTGCGTCCTTCCGGCTCACTTGGCAGATGGTATTTAGCTCAATCACTTGAGAAAATTGGTGCCTGTGATTCTGCTATTAAGCACCTTGATATTGTAGCAGGCGAGATTGACTCAGTTCGTAAACAAGCAAATTATTTAAAAGCATTGTGCTTATTTGATACAAAGCAATATGACAAAGCAGTTAAACAGTTTGAATTTATTTCGCAAGATACAGCTTTACCGGCAATTGATATTCAACGTTGGGGACAAGCTCATTTACTGCTTGATGATACTCTGAAAGCACTTGAAATTTGGGAAAAAGCTGTGGAAGTTGACCCGGAAGCAAGTTGCAGAATTATGAATCAAATGGGTATCCTATATCAAAAATTGAAAATTTATGACAAATCAATAGCTGTACTAAACAAAAGAATTAATGTTGGAGCTTGTACAGACGAATATCAGCATATAGTATATTATTATTTGGGTTTATCGCATATTCAGTCCGGTGATGCTCAGGGAGCAATTGAACCTTTGCAAAAATCAATTGAAGCCAACAACGAATTCTTATTTTCCAGAATATCACTTGCCGATGCGTTTGCTTCGCTCGAAAATTTCAATGCAGCTGACAGCATTTTTAAAAGTACTATAGAAATTGCTAAAGGAGATACTGCTAATAATGGTTTTGTTCTTACTCAGGCTTACAGTAAATTAGCCGGTATGTATTTGGATATGAAGAAATTCAATGAAGTGGCAAAAATTGCTGAAGACTGGGCGAAAGTTTACGAAAATGAACCTTTTGCTTATCTTTATGCTGCTATTGCTTATCATAATTTAAGCAACGGAAAACTGGCATGCACAAATTACAGAAAAGTATTAAAGCTCGATCCAAAAAATGCCAGTGCATCTAAAAATTTGAAATCTCTCGAAGATGCAGGTCAATGTCAATAG
- a CDS encoding substrate-binding domain-containing protein → MKTEKFIIMLLTLTSLLSCNVEREEMAGERYGSINAGKINVVCDESLYGLMDSAFTLYTNAYPKIELELEVLHARRAMALLLSGETDAIITARSFLKDEDSLMKAYDVDRPEMIIASDALVFFVKNDFPLDTLNDKQLVGVLSGRKKLIDYFPVLNKEPEFASNITNSSEFANLQNLVLKGNELIKYINTFNGIDSVMDYVSQSSNVIGIGYLSQIYGNSDFKMLQIGFINQNGTRIFPQVVHQGFIVQGKYPYISKIRVYIKEDNKTAPFFWFASYLSKEAVVQKYLLDKGIVPEYAKFKLRQEK, encoded by the coding sequence ATGAAAACTGAAAAGTTCATAATAATGTTGCTAACTTTGACATCCCTTCTATCCTGTAATGTCGAGCGTGAGGAGATGGCAGGAGAGAGATACGGCTCAATTAACGCGGGTAAAATTAATGTAGTCTGTGATGAATCACTTTACGGGCTGATGGATTCTGCCTTTACATTATATACAAATGCCTATCCGAAAATAGAACTTGAATTAGAAGTCCTGCACGCCCGCCGAGCAATGGCTCTTCTTCTTTCAGGAGAAACCGATGCAATTATAACTGCAAGGTCATTCCTTAAAGACGAAGATTCATTGATGAAAGCATACGATGTTGACAGACCTGAGATGATAATCGCTTCTGATGCTCTTGTTTTCTTTGTCAAAAATGATTTTCCGCTCGATACTTTAAACGACAAGCAACTTGTTGGAGTGCTCAGCGGCAGAAAAAAATTAATCGACTATTTCCCTGTTTTAAATAAAGAACCTGAATTTGCATCAAATATTACAAATTCCTCAGAATTTGCAAATCTGCAAAATTTAGTACTAAAGGGCAATGAGTTAATAAAATATATCAATACCTTTAATGGAATTGACTCGGTTATGGATTATGTATCTCAAAGTTCCAATGTAATAGGAATTGGATATTTATCCCAAATTTATGGAAACAGTGATTTCAAAATGCTTCAAATTGGTTTTATTAATCAAAATGGAACAAGGATTTTTCCGCAGGTAGTTCATCAGGGATTTATCGTACAGGGAAAGTATCCTTATATTTCCAAAATCAGAGTTTATATTAAAGAAGATAATAAAACTGCCCCATTTTTTTGGTTTGCTTCATATCTTTCCAAAGAGGCAGTTGTACAGAAGTATTTATTGGATAAAGGCATAGTTCCTGAATATGCCAAATTCAAACTTAGACAAGAAAAATAA
- a CDS encoding energy transducer TonB — protein MSKSANIAVEIPTPSGYGAVELKAWIEKNTYKGFIITASIVILLLLAYYFISKSQEAARNAVPLMAPIVKLSLENLPPQDAEALEAAPPPQMIYETGPASRAGTPIAVPDAQISADMKEFAKMDELSRASSVGGDGIDLGGFAGNIDLDRNARVEIKKQVEEEPDIDAFIAVEKDPQVDLAKLQKSIVYPDMARRAGIEGRVIVRVLVGADGKVRRSVIEDSDNVMLNDAAIKAVNDYGLFTPAIQNGQPITCWVSIPITFRLR, from the coding sequence ATGTCAAAATCAGCAAATATCGCAGTAGAAATCCCTACGCCATCCGGTTATGGTGCCGTAGAACTTAAAGCGTGGATTGAAAAGAATACCTATAAAGGATTCATAATTACTGCTTCAATTGTAATATTGTTACTTTTAGCGTATTATTTTATCTCAAAGAGTCAGGAGGCTGCACGAAATGCGGTACCTCTTATGGCTCCAATTGTCAAACTCAGTCTCGAAAATCTTCCACCGCAGGATGCTGAGGCTTTAGAAGCTGCACCTCCTCCACAGATGATTTACGAAACAGGTCCTGCTTCGCGCGCAGGTACTCCAATCGCTGTACCTGATGCCCAGATTTCTGCAGATATGAAAGAATTTGCGAAAATGGACGAGCTATCCCGTGCGTCATCGGTCGGCGGTGATGGTATTGACCTTGGTGGATTTGCAGGTAATATTGATTTGGATAGAAACGCAAGAGTGGAAATCAAAAAGCAAGTTGAAGAAGAGCCTGATATTGATGCCTTCATCGCTGTTGAAAAAGACCCACAGGTTGACCTTGCCAAATTGCAGAAAAGTATTGTTTATCCTGATATGGCTCGACGTGCCGGTATTGAGGGAAGAGTAATTGTCAGAGTTCTTGTTGGTGCTGACGGTAAAGTCCGCCGCTCTGTTATAGAAGATTCTGATAATGTCATGCTCAACGATGCCGCAATTAAAGCTGTTAATGATTATGGTCTGTTTACACCTGCTATTCAGAATGGACAACCAATTACTTGCTGGGTTAGTATTCCGATAACTTTCAGGCTAAGATAA